The Bdellovibrio bacteriovorus W nucleotide sequence AAAGAACGAGAAGTCCTTGCAGCTCAACTTTCTCATACAGATATTTTTCATCAAATAGCCTCTAAGTATGGCTGCACTCAATCTGGAAAAGCCGTTCACGATGCTTTGCAGGCCTTCTACAATCCGACAGTGCCGCAGGCACTGCCGCTATTGCCAGAAGCCTTGAACAATCTAGAATCTCTTCGCAGTGAGTACACACTTTTCTTGGTCACCATGGGTGCCTATGAAACACAGGCACAAAAGATTCGCTCCCTCGGCATTGAAAAGTACTTTGAGGATATATTTATTCTTAATGGATTTATTGGTGAAAGAAAGCAAACAGCGTTTCAAAAAATTCTTGATCGCAAAAACATAAAGCCCACAGAGCTTTTAAGTGTGGGCAATCGACTTTCCAGCGAAATTCGCGACGCTAAAATTTTAGGCTCAGAAACTTGCTACTTTGCTTACGGAGAA carries:
- a CDS encoding HAD superfamily hydrolase (COG1011 Predicted hydrolase (HAD superfamily)), with the protein product MKKYKSIAFDLDDTLLDTSGLLVPAAAQSACEAMISAGLQCDLETCLKEREVLAAQLSHTDIFHQIASKYGCTQSGKAVHDALQAFYNPTVPQALPLLPEALNNLESLRSEYTLFLVTMGAYETQAQKIRSLGIEKYFEDIFILNGFIGERKQTAFQKILDRKNIKPTELLSVGNRLSSEIRDAKILGSETCYFAYGEHVGEKPQVPEDHPDYTIYHHEELIRVCGL